The genomic stretch TGCCCGTCCCCTGGAAGGGCTTGTAGACGGCCTCCACCCCGTCCCCCAGGTCCACATGATATTCGACCAGGTTGTCCATGATGGACGAGTGAAAGCGTGAGAGCGGCACGTGCTCGGCCTCGACCACCAGCTCGTGCCCCTTGGAGACCACACGATCCTCCGTCCAGCGCGGGCTGGCGGTCACGCGCAGGCCCTTGCCCTTCGCGGGAGCGCCGACGCCCTTTTGCAGGGCCTTCAGCTCGGCGGCGGAGGGCGCGTACTGCTTCACCAAGGGGAGTTTCGTTGGCGTGCCGGCAGTCGAGGCCTCCACGGCATGCGCGATGTCGTCCAGGGTCTTCAGATACTGCTGGGCCATGGATTGCTCGACCGCACTGCCAGCCTTTGCCAGCTTCTGCAAGGCTGGCCGCAGATCCTCCGCCGCGCGCAGTTTCGTCGTGTTGTAGTTCAGGTCACCCACGTGCGTGTTGACGGTCTTGGCGGCCGCCAGGATCGTGTCCCAGAAGCCATCCTCCACCGCCAGCTCCTTCGGGACCTCGCCCACGACATTCGCCTTCAGGAGTTTGACCAGGCGCTTGTCCGCCTCCTGGCGCAGCCGCAGCTGCAGGATGGTTTGCTTCTCACCGTCCATCCCGAAGACTTGGCGGACGAGGATGTTCTGGTCCTCGATGTCGCCCTTGTCCACGGCCAGGGAGCGCCCCTGCCAGCCGGACTCGCGGATCGTCTCCACCTCCGCCTTCAGGTTGATGCGGCTACCCCGCGCCCAGGCCTCGCCCGTCTCTTTGGCTGCGGGCGTTGCCGCCGCCGGCGCCGGCGCGGCGTCCCCGAACCGGAAGACCACGGGCTTCCCGGTCCGTGCCGACTCTATCTCGCTGTAGAATCGCTCGAAGTCCGCCTGCAGCGTGTTTTTGCGCAGGGTGGCGGCTTTGAGGAAATCCTCCAGAGCGCCGGGCTGGCTGGCGAAGCGCCGGCCGGCGTAGGGCATCAGCATCTCGCGGTAGGCCGCATCCGAGATTCCCTGCACGCGGCGCACCCACACGCCCGTCGCCTGCAGGTCCAGTTTCAGTTTCCCATCGCGGTGGGCGCGCAGCAGCTTGTTGTAGATGGGCTCGTCGAAGCGCCCGCCGGCGTTGGGCGCGTAGTCAACCGAGAGCTTGTCCTTGCCGAAATACTTGTAGAGCTGGCCCTTGTCGATGCCATAGACGCGACCGTCCTGGGCACGCAGGAACTGCTCCGCGTGACCGTCGTGGTTGGAAATGAGCCAATCGGCCACATGCTCGCGCTGGAGCTGAACCAGGTCCTGCGGATCAATCGTCGTGACGTCGATGCCCTTGTAGTTGGCCGGCTTCTTCAGCCCCTGCTTCATCTGCTGGATCGATCCCATCCGCATCCGGCCATGCATGTCCTTCAGCTCGATGAAGCGGACCTCGATGGCGTCCGGATCGATCTCGCGCTGGATCAGGTAGGCCACCTCGTCACCCCAAGCGCGGAAGTCCTCGCTGATGGGCTTGAACAGCCACTTGTCGCCGGCCTGGTCCGTGTAGAAATACTTGGTGTGCACGCCGCCCAGCTCGCTGGCGTCGCTGTGGAAGGTGAACGGGTTCTTGGCTTTGAGCGCCTCCCAGGCCTCGTCTGCCTGGCGTGCCTGAACGGCCGGGCTGGCCGCTGGCGTGGGCACAGGCGCCGCGGTTGGCATAGGCGCAGCCTTTGGCGCGGGGGCGGACTTGGGCGCCACTGGAGCCGGCTTGGGCACAGCGGGCGCTGGTGGGGCCGGCACCGGCACGGCTTTTTTGAGCTTGGCCGCATCCTTGGCAGCGGCTACTTTGGCCGCCACCTGCTCGGCGATCTTGGGCTGCAGGGGCTTCTGGGTCAGGTAGGCGACGGACTCGGGTTTCGTGAACCACTGGAAGTTCTTGACCTTCGCCGCCTTCAAGACCTCGCGTAGCACCGACTGACTATTGAGTTCCACCTTGAACGCGAAGACGTCTTGAGCCTTCGACAGGTAACCACCCAGGTCTGCCGCCTGCTGCGGTCCCAAGAGCTCCAAGTTTCCGTGGACCTGAGCCAGAAGCTTGTCCATCTGGGCGTGGAAGGCTTCGAACTGAGCCGGGTCCGATTCCAGTGCCTTCAACTGCGCCAGCCCCGAATGGAAATCCGCCACGGCCTGGTTGGCTTTCGCCAGTTTCGCCGCGGCATCCTCGGCCGCCTGCTTGGCCGCCTTCCCAGCATCCTCGGCCTGCTTCAGCGCCGCCAGCTTGGCCGCATCCGTGGCGTGGTCGGTCTTGTAAAGGGCCGCCAGCAGCTCGTCCTTGGACTTCAGCGCGCCGATCTTGTACTGCTTGAACCAGGCGTCCAGCTCATTCATCGTGTGGCCGGAGAGCCACTCCTCGCTCTGCCCGGAGGCCTTCGACAGGAGCGAGATGCGCTCGGCCTTGGTGCGGCCGATGGACACGCCCTTCTCCTTGGCCACCTCGCGCAGCTGGGCGCTCGTGAGCTTCCCGTAGTCGCCGCTCTGGAGCGCCTCCTTCACCACGACCTGGCCCAGCGTGTCGCTAACGATCTTGGCCTCCAGGGTCGCCAGGTCGGTGATCTGGGAGAGATCGCCGGCGCCGGGCGTGTGCGTGCAGCGGCAGGCCGGGTGCAGGGGCTGGCTGGGCAGGCTGGTGAGCGGGTATTCCTTCCCGTCCAGGGGCTCGCACTCCGGGCACATGCGCTCGTCGCCTGCCGTCAGCCAGAACACGGACTTGACGCCGAGCTTGGCTTCAAACTTCAGCGCGCCCTGGTTGTAGGCCCGCATCGTCTCGGATCTCGCGATCAGCTCGGCGCGCTGCTGCACGGTCTTGAAGACCGTCTTGCCCGCCTGGCGGAACTCGTCCGGGTTCTTCACGATCCCGCCGATGCGCCTCGCGATCTTCGCCGGGCCCTCACCCTGGGCGATGCCCACTTGCACGGCACCCTTGATACCGGCGACGAGGTCGTCCGAGAGCTTGCCCAGGAGCTGCAGCTGGTAGCCGGAGAGGAAGTCGAAGGCGTCGGCCGG from bacterium encodes the following:
- a CDS encoding minor capsid protein, whose product is MPSATCTCGRPHAPLPVGALHLQAEALLLVRGSRALNAYATTQRQAIEKATAESLAKAGAYSDDLLTTSLKHLDQAAKSVKAEILGLGDLTQFAPDRQGGKLVQLTRLKALDKNLAATGAKLKQELTMAYQGMTKEMAKAGVGGTLAKLGVLKAGGYKALDQAGREALAEGAFSLFPADAFDFLSGYQLQLLGKLSDDLVAGIKGAVQVGIAQGEGPAKIARRIGGIVKNPDEFRQAGKTVFKTVQQRAELIARSETMRAYNQGALKFEAKLGVKSVFWLTAGDERMCPECEPLDGKEYPLTSLPSQPLHPACRCTHTPGAGDLSQITDLATLEAKIVSDTLGQVVVKEALQSGDYGKLTSAQLREVAKEKGVSIGRTKAERISLLSKASGQSEEWLSGHTMNELDAWFKQYKIGALKSKDELLAALYKTDHATDAAKLAALKQAEDAGKAAKQAAEDAAAKLAKANQAVADFHSGLAQLKALESDPAQFEAFHAQMDKLLAQVHGNLELLGPQQAADLGGYLSKAQDVFAFKVELNSQSVLREVLKAAKVKNFQWFTKPESVAYLTQKPLQPKIAEQVAAKVAAAKDAAKLKKAVPVPAPPAPAVPKPAPVAPKSAPAPKAAPMPTAAPVPTPAASPAVQARQADEAWEALKAKNPFTFHSDASELGGVHTKYFYTDQAGDKWLFKPISEDFRAWGDEVAYLIQREIDPDAIEVRFIELKDMHGRMRMGSIQQMKQGLKKPANYKGIDVTTIDPQDLVQLQREHVADWLISNHDGHAEQFLRAQDGRVYGIDKGQLYKYFGKDKLSVDYAPNAGGRFDEPIYNKLLRAHRDGKLKLDLQATGVWVRRVQGISDAAYREMLMPYAGRRFASQPGALEDFLKAATLRKNTLQADFERFYSEIESARTGKPVVFRFGDAAPAPAAATPAAKETGEAWARGSRINLKAEVETIRESGWQGRSLAVDKGDIEDQNILVRQVFGMDGEKQTILQLRLRQEADKRLVKLLKANVVGEVPKELAVEDGFWDTILAAAKTVNTHVGDLNYNTTKLRAAEDLRPALQKLAKAGSAVEQSMAQQYLKTLDDIAHAVEASTAGTPTKLPLVKQYAPSAAELKALQKGVGAPAKGKGLRVTASPRWTEDRVVSKGHELVVEAEHVPLSRFHSSIMDNLVEYHVDLGDGVEAVYKPFQGTGKSVGKSYAMHGRMTVKVREGVSESVVARAMERLKVLGLDTAPSTPWDEELMYLQKVAFVAKIDDSPAFLAAAEEAKKASTESAVRIWREVWSRHLGVKDVTKLPDYNPMGTHQAAVATGKGGTAGMRVQVRFDVSRETLEREMEGYVLMHGMTKGSVEDFLEAVLPTNQSFIPTAERFSTGVPIGGMSPSQDMNSGGASYFFTRIMRSTNTQANTIRFKPDLLRRADAISYNSDHYGKVVGNFVRENRISDLETLKKMPHYCGNETIIKGAVPLLENMDSIVVGDAGRRVKVIALFKKHGITVLPDGRRIEDVVFAR